A single region of the Calditrichota bacterium genome encodes:
- a CDS encoding DUF3108 domain-containing protein gives MFIRKFTTKLFQLIITILLLIFTQSIQAQDHKEFKWQKGQELTYGVDYSFFHLGKITLSNLGKEEVNGKNANHIKVVIQSNPLLFWIDHESVYNTYITDDFKVARFVSDEKIDGEKYNAIYDFDYDNMKINVSLVDLEDPKKVQKKTLTLTPKKIDGISLIYFARINSAIPGKDTVSTFIEDKSGDVVFNFTEERTITEIDSIPQGLSTLYFNGELFVEGIAGVTGPFEAWFSDDAFRVPILSYMEVFIGSVKIELEGWKKWSPYNEVSEKNDSLKSIKQN, from the coding sequence ATGTTCATCCGCAAATTTACCACAAAATTATTCCAATTAATTATCACGATTTTATTATTAATTTTTACACAGAGTATCCAGGCTCAGGATCATAAGGAGTTTAAATGGCAAAAAGGGCAGGAGCTTACGTATGGTGTAGATTATTCATTTTTCCATCTTGGGAAAATAACTCTTTCAAATTTGGGAAAAGAAGAAGTTAACGGGAAGAATGCAAATCATATAAAAGTTGTAATTCAATCTAATCCCTTACTTTTTTGGATTGACCATGAAAGTGTTTACAATACCTACATTACTGATGATTTTAAAGTTGCCCGTTTTGTCTCTGATGAAAAAATAGATGGTGAAAAATACAATGCAATTTACGATTTTGATTATGATAATATGAAAATCAATGTGAGCCTTGTTGATTTAGAAGATCCCAAGAAGGTTCAGAAAAAAACACTTACCTTAACTCCAAAAAAAATTGATGGAATTAGCCTTATTTATTTTGCACGAATAAACTCTGCCATACCGGGCAAGGATACAGTTTCAACATTTATTGAAGATAAATCCGGCGATGTTGTTTTTAACTTTACAGAAGAAAGAACAATTACTGAGATTGATTCAATTCCACAGGGGCTTTCAACTTTGTATTTTAATGGTGAGCTTTTTGTTGAAGGCATTGCAGGAGTTACCGGACCATTTGAAGCCTGGTTTAGTGATGACGCCTTTCGTGTTCCAATTTTGTCATATATGGAAGTATTTATCGGGAGTGTAAAAATAGAACTTGAAGGTTGGAAAAAATGGTCGCCATATAATGAGGTAAGTGAAAAAAACGAT
- a CDS encoding SDR family oxidoreductase: MKLIVFGASGGTGQFLVTQALKQGHEVTAFVRNPQKLKQKGSKLKVIQGDVLDTQTLEKAISGHDAVLCSIGLSKIFDKSNLRANGTKNIIEAMRKTKVKRLICQSTFGAGDSYNMLPFSYKYLVFPLLLRRVLADHEVQEKYVRESKLDWTIVRPGSLTDDVETGIYFHGFTAGTKVTAKISRADAANFMLKQLNDARYMLKSPSLSY; the protein is encoded by the coding sequence ATGAAATTAATAGTATTTGGTGCCTCCGGTGGTACTGGCCAATTCCTGGTTACTCAGGCACTTAAACAGGGACATGAGGTAACAGCTTTTGTCCGGAATCCGCAAAAACTGAAGCAAAAAGGTTCTAAGTTGAAAGTGATACAAGGTGATGTTTTGGATACTCAAACGTTGGAAAAAGCCATATCCGGGCATGATGCCGTTTTGTGCTCAATTGGTTTATCAAAAATTTTTGACAAGAGTAACTTAAGGGCAAACGGTACAAAAAATATTATTGAGGCAATGAGAAAAACCAAAGTAAAGCGGCTCATTTGTCAATCCACATTTGGCGCAGGTGATAGTTATAATATGCTGCCCTTCAGTTATAAATATTTAGTTTTTCCATTATTATTAAGGCGCGTACTTGCTGATCATGAAGTTCAGGAAAAATATGTAAGGGAAAGTAAACTAGACTGGACAATTGTGCGTCCGGGCTCCTTAACTGATGATGTGGAAACCGGCATTTATTTTCATGGGTTTACAGCTGGGACAAAAGTAACAGCAAAAATTTCCAGAGCGGATGCTGCAAACTTTATGTTGAAACAGTTAAACGATGCTCGCTATATGTTAAAATCTCCTAGCCTTTCATACTAA
- the phoU gene encoding phosphate signaling complex protein PhoU — translation MKEKFIHLLDNIKKDLIFLANEVEHNIRQSIKAFKKQDIKLAEQVIAKDNEVDDLEVKIEENILALLALQQPVAIDLRFIVGGLKMNNDLERIGDHAANIAQTVLELKDEPVPAELVKKLNDMKKISCSMLHDVVSSFIHQDADDARDVLEKDEDVDNLYDEILKDAKELIKKDVSKINEAFGVVRAARSLERVGDLSTNIAEDVVFMKDAKIIRHGGGG, via the coding sequence ATGAAAGAAAAGTTTATACACCTACTTGATAATATAAAAAAAGACCTGATTTTTCTGGCCAACGAAGTAGAGCATAATATTCGCCAATCGATAAAAGCCTTTAAAAAACAGGATATAAAATTGGCTGAACAGGTTATCGCAAAAGATAATGAAGTGGATGACCTTGAAGTTAAAATTGAAGAGAATATTTTGGCATTACTGGCATTGCAACAGCCTGTGGCAATAGACCTGCGCTTTATTGTTGGTGGCTTAAAAATGAATAATGATTTGGAACGAATAGGCGACCATGCTGCAAACATCGCTCAAACGGTTTTGGAACTAAAAGATGAACCGGTTCCTGCAGAATTGGTAAAGAAACTTAATGACATGAAAAAAATATCGTGTTCTATGCTGCATGATGTAGTCAGCTCCTTTATCCATCAGGATGCAGATGATGCCCGTGATGTGCTTGAGAAAGACGAGGATGTTGATAATTTATATGACGAAATTCTGAAAGATGCGAAGGAGCTTATAAAAAAGGATGTCAGCAAAATCAATGAAGCGTTTGGCGTTGTTCGTGCAGCCCGTTCCTTGGAGCGAGTGGGTGATTTATCAACAAATATTGCGGAAGATGTGGTTTTTATGAAAGACGCCAAAATTATCCGCCATGGTGGTGGAGGCTAA
- a CDS encoding TetR/AcrR family transcriptional regulator → MSTKKDLTRKKILETTWHLMEQRVGQDVHMRDIAADVGISRQALYLHFSNRTELMIATVAYVDDVKGLNERLNQLKTADNGGELIDACVNVWGNYIPEIYGLAKALLKTRDTDEAAATAWDGSMRCLFDVCQEIVETLQSEGILAGRWSQKDATEVFMTMLSVYNWEHLVVEYGWSQEQYIDNLKTILKQTFVENY, encoded by the coding sequence ATGTCAACTAAAAAAGATTTAACCCGGAAAAAAATTCTCGAAACCACCTGGCATTTGATGGAGCAACGTGTTGGTCAGGATGTGCATATGCGTGATATCGCAGCTGATGTAGGTATCTCTCGCCAGGCATTGTACCTCCATTTTTCAAATCGCACAGAACTGATGATAGCGACAGTGGCATATGTGGATGATGTAAAAGGATTAAATGAACGCTTAAATCAGTTAAAAACTGCTGATAATGGAGGTGAATTAATAGACGCTTGCGTTAACGTCTGGGGAAATTATATTCCCGAAATATATGGTTTGGCCAAAGCACTATTGAAAACGCGTGACACAGATGAGGCCGCGGCAACAGCCTGGGATGGTAGTATGCGTTGCTTATTTGATGTATGCCAGGAAATTGTTGAAACATTGCAAAGTGAAGGAATTCTTGCCGGGCGTTGGTCTCAAAAAGATGCAACTGAAGTGTTTATGACAATGCTATCCGTTTATAATTGGGAGCATTTAGTTGTAGAATACGGCTGGTCGCAAGAACAATATATTGATAATTTGAAAACTATTTTAAAACAAACTTTTGTGGAAAATTATTAA